ATTTATATTTTTCCCGCAGCAGCTGATTCGCGTAATTCATGCGAGTCTGGTTGATATCGCAAAAGGCAGCAAGCTCGGATCTGTCACGGAAATTCTGGGCCAGAGCGCCATAAAAAAATTCGGCTCGGCCGCCGGTTCCGACCAATACATAGCGTTTCTTGTCACTCATCTCTATCGCCTCCCTGAATATAGCTATAGCCTATAACAAGGAAGCACTTCTTTCGCCGCATTTTATGCGCAATCGCTTTCAAATACCGCTTATTTTGCTATAATCCAAGCAAAGGGGGCAGCGACATGACGAAGCCGTTTCGAGCGGACTACCACGATCCCAGCGGATATTTGGACATTGAATATGACCGCCGCATTGGATATTTCTCCATGACGGTTGACCATCTTCATGATCATTACGAGTTGTACTACCTGTTATCGGGTGAGCGCATATACTTCATTAAGGATCGTTCCTACCGGATCAGAGCCGGGGATCTCGTTTTCGTGGACCGGAATGCCGTTCATAAGACGCTAGACAGCGGCCGGCCCGATCATGACCGGGTTGTCCTTTATATAAGTCCGGAGTTATTTGCGGAATTGACCGTATCACCCGACCTGGCCGAAGGACTGAAGGAGCCGTTCGGCTGGGATGTTCCGATTCTAAGGCTTCCTTCACCGGGATGTGAAGTCATGGAGCGAATGGTCGGTGAAATGGTGGAGGAGATGGTCCGTCCCCAGGCGGGAAGCAGCTGGCTGCTGCGGCACCGGACGGTTGAATTGCTGCTCTTCG
Above is a window of Paenibacillus sp. FSL K6-1330 DNA encoding:
- a CDS encoding AraC family transcriptional regulator, whose amino-acid sequence is MTKPFRADYHDPSGYLDIEYDRRIGYFSMTVDHLHDHYELYYLLSGERIYFIKDRSYRIRAGDLVFVDRNAVHKTLDSGRPDHDRVVLYISPELFAELTVSPDLAEGLKEPFGWDVPILRLPSPGCEVMERMVGEMVEEMVRPQAGSSWLLRHRTVELLLFAYRNRHLGTVRSADTEPVLHPKTQAVVRYLNDNYQKALTLPEIAEAFRISPHYLSRLFKQTTGFTFSDYLNLLRVKEAQRLLRESDDPITDIAMRSGFSNFSHFGKMFKRAVQMSPRQYRQQYRMRS